The following is a genomic window from Micropterus dolomieu isolate WLL.071019.BEF.003 ecotype Adirondacks linkage group LG12, ASM2129224v1, whole genome shotgun sequence.
aaagattttatcattatagttttgaatgtcctacctcagatttgtgaagtgatccactgtttggcatcaagtgttgaccataaagaaaaccacaattaatcatcaggtttcttcaactttcaatcaggagcaaaaatcagcctttaaactctaaagaaataacaatttgctACTTATTGTGGTAATTActgatatcgaaagatatgaaacttttaatcgtgataacatttttggccatatcgcccagccatACCTGTGCCCATAAAATTTTCAGTTAGTGCTACAGTGCTCCTAGTGCTAtgttagtctggagccctggtATGTGGTATAACAATGTCAAACCAAGCAATGGTTCAGAGCAAACTTAAAAAACACCTGACAACAAATCATCCATCACTAGTCACAAGGGTGcagagtttttgtttcatttgaaaagtCAACACAATCGACAAGAGCAAGTGATTATGAATTGTCCAAATGTGTCAGAGAAAGTACTGGAGACGAGCTATCTAGTGGCCGAGATAGTAGCTAAGGCTAAGAAGCCACACACGATTCAAGAGACCGTTAAGGCTCGTACGGAATACACAACTTTCAGCATCGGCCGTttgccgtgctgttcacactacacaacttacAGTCTTGTGACAGGAaccttgaagtcgttgtggcgttcacactacgtgactaaATCGGTGACAGGGGGCCACACACTACGCAAGCTGACAACAACTCTGTCCCTTGACggctgtggcctgtactacgaagggagttcaacctactcagagttaacttggggttatcaggcaaactcagggttgagaAACTCTGACTCCCTACACTAGAGAGAAACGGTACTACGAAGGTGGATAAGATGTCGGTTagttgagtccgtgttaaccccgtgttaacttaattggaatTGTTGCGCGTTCGCATAAAAGGGGCGTGTTCGGCTGTGCAGAGTTATTTCTTAACGCCGCATGCTtcgtatttctccagaggagtGCACGTTGGTAGTTGGtagaaattatgaatgtaaagataagttaacggctaaatctaatatcgtggcgggcgacaaagccagggaggcttgttggcatcgcattgagtaaatttgtagtgTTCTTACTGTAGTTTAAATCTCTATGTAGAcctattttatgggctcttcttttatgtgtaatatgattaagatgtaaaggtacaactgcacagaAGGTCCATTGTGATAGAAAAAAGGAGACAGCGGAGAGGGGTGATAATCCGAGAGAAATGTTAATTTCCAAGATTactctacaagtaaaaaacttgaatattctctgacattatagagaagcttcactttgcaaggctgcaacatcacacacacgtcTGTCGTGTAGGCTATTATGCATGcattggaaagttatattaggctatattaaactttgcaatcagatttagcagtgaggaaatacttgtgagtttagcccacaatcactatcaaGCACTGTAGAGACTTTGCTCTGGAttgggcgtattcagaagaaaacaccagagtgattttagattttttatgacattaatttcagggaaattccgatttttctttttttttttgaaatttcacactttcatctagggTTTTTTGTCTTGGTTatttttggacacgtaaaatagtcaatctaaatatgtgaaaacacgcCCCAGAATTAATTATAGtctacagatgggctacatctaagaaactatcccgttaattgattaagattcctctctaaaatcacagaggctgcagggatCGATGTctgaacgtaatgctgttgtgttcagaacttcattgcagccgcagtggaacaaatcaggatggaatctaaacatattttatgaagtggtgtatattaatatcctacttctcctcattaacactgagtacagatgtgctGTGTAGTCCACGTGCAGGGTAATCTCGAGTTAACcatgaacaaaacctgctcggggcagtttagagatgcagcgtaaattgccatggcaacagacctcggttagcacctatccacctttcgtagtacgggttaaccgggaagttacacccgacgtcacgAAGTTACACCTGAGGTTACCTGGATaagtagtacaggccactggtctCCAaactgtgaaacaggaaatgacgtGATTTACCCATGATCACAGCCAGATGGTCGCCGAGCTTACCGActggcaaatcgggcttaaaattgtgtagtgAGAAGTGAGAATACACTATCACCTGTCGccctgtgtcctgctgtctctctcccactcgctcagagacacttcgttctgtttgactgtctctccgCTCtaggatgcttcattcccttTAAAGCGgatgtgagctgcactttatcagagatgctgaagtgaacatttgtgtggaattgtggtgatatttctgtctgatcacaagtgttttcagtttcagttttcttcctctgatgaggAGCAGTGCGCTCGACTCATCGAGTAGGCTACAAGTCCAATTATTTATTAacggtttttaaaaaatgggccaacaatGGGTCCATAAAGCATAggcctatactgacattgggctggcccaatcacatctcttacagcacccactccctccccctctgctggagctgtttcttgtgttgtgggccaaaaataataataattcgtcaaatgtgtgaaaataaccGATATATagaaagaatataaaaagaaaataataagctactgattactgcattacattctattatatttttatattctgaattgtcacctgccacctacattttgtccttccctttataaaaaataaagacatttccaccataaattggtgcagaaaatgtctccagaattcaggaaattaagtgtttaatgctcaaaatcatCTGGGGGAGGACCCACAGACCCCGCtatcaaatatttcatcaataaataattcttaactgaattcagattaattaagctaatttatcattgaggtgaaaaggtgcacatttaaaatgactttaggttgatctacaggagaaatataactgacagccttactgcattatactacactatattcttcttattttgaattgtcacctcagacatttcctcaataaattggtgcaaagaaattcaccagaatgtagaaaattaagtgtttaaagcccaaatttttcagggggaggacccccagaccccctcGATTTAATaccagtgttaattattatcaatagtaattcataataaatgtaggctatatatatataatttgctTTATAGACGTACTTTGTGTAGGCGGCAATGGGATTTGGGGggttaaaacatgaaagatttctgtgctgggctaagcccccaatatttcaagagcctggaaacgcagTATGTTGTCCCTGATGGAGCTCAATCACGGATTGAAACACTGAGATTAAAACAAGGAGTGTGTGCGTTCTACAATTTATATTTGCTTCCAGTACCTGTTGAAGAGGTTCTTGGATGTGCAAAGCTTCtcaataatttaaatgtacaataaatgtcaaaacagGGTGGGAAATTCATATTAAACGTGATATTTTGTCTGGGTTAATTATAGAACGCAAAAGAATATATTAACAACACCTTTTGTTAGGGATGTGTATGTCATGTTGTAACGTGCTGCTGGATCTCTTCAGTTTTCCTGACTCACCTGCAGTCTTCTGTTTCTTCAGGGGGGGCTGGGTGGAGGTGGAACCCTGTATTCCTGATGCCACGACAACCTGGGCTGTGGGCACAGAGATGACGGTTGGAGTGCCTggtgttaccatggcaacagtaGCAGTGGCTTTCTTGACGACCTTCTTAGACCCGTCGGAGGAAGCGGGCACAGTTCCATCTTCATACAGCTTCCTCTTCACTGTGCTCTTTGTCGGACCACTGGGGGGAACATGGGAACTGCAATGATTTTAGTATATcagtactaaaatcatcaatCAACCAGGTTAACAGGAGCATCACATGTGTAAGGATCATGTGAAGTCAGAGTGAATCACTTCTAGCCTTAGTGCTAAAATAGCCTACATCTACATCTGTACTGcatacacagacatgatactgATACCATGCTTCTTTTATCTGACTCAAGGAGAGATGGCCAACAAGTgcatccacagtaaaagtatcACTTCTTCAAATCCTGAAAGGGCCTGTTTTCACTGTCAGCTGATGGCAACTGCAATAGCATGTGGCTGATCCCTGTTAATTatgtggaaataaaataaaaccaataaaGTCTCTGGGCTCCACTGAGCTATTTTCTTAATTGACAGAAAGGCCTCATTAGCCAGTTGTATCCCAGAAagggctaaaaaaaaaactctttaaaaagAAGTCTCAACAGGACTTCACCAGAAATACACTTCACCGGTTGGGAGTACTCATAAGTAGCAGCATTGGCTTCagtttttgattgattgatgtaatgttattgtttctttattttgtacTATGAAGGTTTAACACTGTACCTTTTTGAGTATGATGATAAAGAAGCGAAATAAATTGATTCCATATCTTCCAGATATAATGCAGAACATTTGCAGTGTTATAAAGTGTTAAGTACAACATGAggatttttaaaacatctgtATCAATAATCTGACAGATCAGTGAACAGATATATGCCTTGTAACCTTTTCCACTCCTGAATGTATTTGCCATGATAACTGTGAATTCCTCCATATCCTGGTGATGCTGCTGTAAACTAAAAGTTACTTACCCTGCAGGACTGGAGTCTACCACTGGGTGAAGCTGCATGGTGAGCTCTCCCAGTTTGGTGAAGGCAGCACCAGCTGCAGAGAAGATCTCACCTACCTGTGGGAGACACTAGCattacaaaacacagcaaaatgttttgagattgaactcgcccctggaCTCTGCAACAGTGTCTGGTGCCAGACAATCCAGCCATATGTGACAGTTGATCATGGTTTTTCCACCAGATGTTGAACCTGGCTGAGGAGATTTGCTCGCATTTGGCCACAAGGGCATTAGTGGggtccaacactgatgttcAGTGGTGAGGTCTGGCTCACAGTCTGTGTTCCACTCAGAGACTGTACATAAAAAGGTCCCACTTCAACCAAAAAGAGTTGAGATGAGATCACAGTCAGGTGTGCATGCACCTGGCTTTGTGCATGAAGGAACTGTTATGTTCAAACAGGAAAGGACCAAAGCTGAAAGCACTCTGTCATCTAATATTGTATGCTGGAGAAATGTGAAATTTTGATTTTCCTTCAATAGAATGGAGGAGccaggtgtccacatacttttgtcTATATAgtcagagacgttttatagattatagtgaatgaatgaatgacgcTTTAAACTTGCAAAACCGCTGTAACTGATCTTAGAACAAACTCAGAGTTAAGTCATGACCAAATCCAATATATCAGAGCTGTTCGGCAGAATATTTAATCTTAGAAGCGTAAGGTAAATCCACCAGGACGTACGTTAACATTACGTCGCTCCCGCGAGCAGCAGCGGGAAACACAGAGGGGCTCGTGCGTTTGTGTACAATAGGGTAATGTAACTGTTCAGATTGGGCTAAGTTAATTCTGCGACAACAAACTCTCACGTTTGTAAATGGACTTACTTTAGTGGAAGCTGAGGTCATGTTGCTGATCTCTGTAGTACCACAGACTGTGTATATATTCTGTAACGTTAAGTGGTTCTTGATGACACCTTTAGGAACCCGGAGCAGCTGCTAAGATGCTAACTGTGTAGCTAAGTAGCGTTTGGTGCTCCTCCTCATGTAGCAGAGCAGCTAGAAACCTGCTATTCCACCGCTTGTGTCGTTGGTCGTTACCtggaaaaaacaacacttaaaCAGACCACTGCATAGTTCTATTAATGTTTAATCTGCGGTAAATTACATTGCCGCCGGTGACAGACAGGTCACGCAATGAATGCAACAAGAAGGCTGCTGCTCCCTTCAAGGTCTCCTGGTAATTTCCACCATCAGTAATTCAATTCATTGTGCCCCGTTGTTTGAGAGTTTAACGTCCGTATTACAATAGAAtgcgatgtgtgtgtgtgtgtgtgtgtgtgtgtgtgtgtgtgtgtgtaaaattatGCCCATTATACAGAAATACAGaaggtaaaacattttttcacttatatgaaaaacatacaataagaaaaatgaaatatgaaaaatgaAACCTACTGACAGGAAATTATGTTGTAACAttacacaaataaacattaaGCATAAGGATAGGCCTACTGCAAGAAGCTGTTTGTATTCAGAAATTATTGAAGCCATTCAAGTTTCCATCCCATCTGTGCAATAAAAATCTGAGGCTGCATATATTCTACTATCTTATAGCTATACCAGCTTGGGGATTTCCCTTTGACTATACCATCACAGAATAAAACATTGACATGAATATTAGACTCCATTATGTTACATGATGACATGAAGCACAACACATGCAGTTAGACAGAAAACGCTGTCGTTCCACCCCGAGCAGCTAAGTTGTTCCTTGTCAGAAATTCTCCAAGTGTGTGGAACTCTACTGACTAGATAAACAGTAGTCTTCCAAAAGATGTGTCACCTGTttgcactgtactgtatgtaggcTGATTTTAGATCAATAAACCTGCTAGGGGACTCATGAAAATGTGCCTGTCAGCATCAtcagaaagaagagaagattTTGCCTCCCCTGGGCAACAGACCTTTGTgagacctgtttttttttttgtatctttacTTATACATACAACAACAAACTTGCATTTTATAAACCCTTACCGCTCTCAAGGCACCACACAGAGAAAAGTAAGAGCAACTACACAAAGAAAGAATTGTAGGCTATCACTTTCCATTTTCTTGTCTGTGAGGGCTAATGGGAATTGGTATCTCCGAAAGTCCTGAATGCAGCATAGTGGCTTGTTATGCCGCGTTCAAGTTTAAATCGTAATAATCGTTAGCCGAGTGGGAAAAACAGTTCCAATTCAGAATGGGAGATATCATGTCAGGACTTTAGTGTGGCTGAAATGCCCCATCGCTGGAAGTTACATCAAAgtataaaattaattaacacTTTGAACGGTTGGCATCCAAGTGCTACAAGTACAATGTAACCGCGGTGATACCcgcgtttgatcagtgtgcacagcaaagtgactgaaaaggaccttaacagatggatgcataattcggcagaacagatgttgtaggctacctgccaaaatttgcatccacctcttttgtCAGCATAAATGAGTGTTTCTGGTGTTACCTCCCGCGAGGTCCATGCagttctcggcaggcatgcagaattcggcacaacaccggctTGCATGCAGCATCAGCACCATGAAAGTCACGTGACTGACTTAAGGTCACATGTTTTATTTCGTGTTTGCATGACaatttatgtaaaatgtttttcaaagagGACACGCTGTATCTTTTGTTACACCAGTAATTGTTTGTTATAACAGACTAAAAATTATGATACATGCATTCTATCCTAATGTAATTATTTGCGTCTGATTTACATAAAATcatgaaatataaaatttggcatattttaaattaacacTGGATTTGATATTGAAATCAGTAATCCGACTTTTTCCTTGGAACTTCCGGTGTTCTCAGTCACCTGACTGAGCTGCTAGGAGTTTGGCCTGCAGGTAAACTAGCAGCAGCTTCTTGTCTTTTCTAATAGAACACAGTTTAATAATGCGTGGCTTGATTTGCGGACCTAAACTCGCCGCGTGTGGGATCGTGTTGAGCACGTGGGGGGTTATAATGTTGGTGAGTTTGACTCTTTGGTCTTTCTTTTCGGTATCCCCGCATCCATGTTGTACTTGATTTGACTCCACGCAACTAAGAACTCGTCAATTTCCGACTTCCAAATACATAACGTACTCTGGAAAGGtacttgtgaactcggagaaaaaTACCCCGACTTCATGAGTAGCAGCCTAGCAGCTGAATAACGTCACATAACAATGGCAGCTGGAAAATTGTAAACCAtcaactaaaaggcaacatacagtatatttacatgtttttaaattaaaataatacatactagCATATAGTAAAACTTGTTCTACATGTAAactgatgtagaaatatgttgctAGATAGCTGGTGACATAAGGTTCTAAGTCATCTTCTCTACACGAAagttaagtaaaataaaaagtgaaatgaaaaaaaaaccagccaaaacattaggaagtaaAGCCTACATCATTTATTGACTCTTGAGGATTACCACTTCAGCCACTTGTTTTAAAACGAGAATGAATTCATTAAAACAGCCATgtttttcgttcactttcggcgTCAGGCACCACCATGCTCGGGGGCGGAGCGAGACTCTCAGCACTGCGACCAAGTCATTTCAACAAAGTTTCCATGACCCCGGACTCACTCCGAAAGTTCACCGAGTCCGTGTGCTTCGCTGCTGCCAGAGCTGATCGCAGCCACTCTACTAAATGTCTGTTCACACCAGAAGCCATGTTTTTCCCAACGGAaacggtggtgccttgaacGCCCTgctgtgtacgcaagcgcactgcattttcctgcctttttaacgccgttgtgtttacaaacttgtcgcagctgattgggtaacacctgagacacgcccaccaaacgggagaataCATAActcgaagcccgttgcagaacgttgcgcaacgttgcaaccatagacagtatattactggacaaaGCCTCCCCGCTGGTtcgaatggagagcagtgaagccagttttggaccaatgaAATGCTACTACACGGCTTCCTTTTGGCACcggcgtctactgcgcatgatcgcgcagtataaccgtggtttaatgacttcgaacaacggcagaaacactgTAATCCTGGTagctgcgccaacaaaaagtctcatggctcagtgtgtttgtctgactcggattgtcactgattaatcagcccacctacagGGCTCATCTGCCAcacaccaacgcagcgtcactgatcgCTGGATAGTTTTTTAGATTCCTGAGactttataatctaagcaatacggttacatctctcatgtgagACGGGGTGTCACAGGGGTTTGACGTCATTTTGGtgcctacatggatccctccatgcaggctgtggtcggcttcactgtccgatctctggccCCCTTGGTTGAAAGTAAACATGtcgcaaaccggtgcaaaacgttttgagattgaactcgccccagaaGTGAATGGACTGTTTGATAAGAGCTGCTACATTTTTCCATTACAGCAGAACAGTATACAGCGTTGTTGTTCGTCTGTGTCTACAGCAATCAACAGGGCCAAACCTCATGGCCCACGGATCGGGCCCGTTGAAACGTGAAAACTGATCGTCCGCGGGAGCGCGCGCAGTATGTTAAAGCTGCATCACCCAGTTTCTGTGcgtctacagctgctttaatCCGGCCAGTCACAACGTGAAAATAAACATCGCCGATTATACAGATTATATCTTACCCAGTCCTGTTAACCAGTTGAAAtgagttaattattattatttaataaatagcAATGAAACCAGTAACAAGTGATTGAAGCCTGTACTTACTGAATGGCTTGATTTCATGAGTGTTCTATTTGACAGGTTATAGCTCACCTGGTACTTTTTATACTTCGGAATACCTTTAAATTGCCAAAACGACCCATAAAATGCAGTTTTGCACTTAAGTGATTGAAGTTCCTACCTTGTGACTAAAAGGTTATTTCTGCCTCAGAATGGCTTGATTTCATTCATGAGTGTTATATTTTACAGATTATAGTTTACCCAGTCCTGTTAACCAGTTGAAATTACTTTAAATTGTAGTATCAAGGTGTTTTGAACTTGCCCagaagtgattgcagcctctacttattgactgaaaggtattTCTGCCTAAGTGACTTGATTTCATCCATgtgagttatatttgacagattatcgctctgtcaaataaaatgttatgaCTGTCCAGattaaagcagctgtagacacacagaaactgggtgatacagctttaacatggtGCCTGCGCTCCCACGGACGGCAATCAGTTTTCAGCGGACGATCAGCTGTCCCAAAGAAGACAACACGTTTCCGGGTTTTGACTGTTCAGTGTAATGTCTTCACTCTGACAGACACGTGGGAGACAAAATATCCCACTAGAattcaacagcagcacaaacacaaactacacactCC
Proteins encoded in this region:
- the zgc:92664 gene encoding chromatin complexes subunit BAP18 isoform X1, with amino-acid sequence MTSASTKVGEIFSAAGAAFTKLGELTMQLHPVVDSSPAGSHVPPSGPTKSTVKRKLYEDGTVPASSDGSKKVVKKATATVAMVTPGTPTVISVPTAQVVVASGIQGSTSTQPPLKKQKTADVTLSALNDSDVNSDLVDIEGLGEGSNSKKLNNFDQDNLNLDSSLIMNPSDLALLSR
- the zgc:92664 gene encoding chromatin complexes subunit BAP18 isoform X2 yields the protein MTSASTKVGEIFSAAGAAFTKLGELTMQLHPVVDSSPAGGPTKSTVKRKLYEDGTVPASSDGSKKVVKKATATVAMVTPGTPTVISVPTAQVVVASGIQGSTSTQPPLKKQKTADVTLSALNDSDVNSDLVDIEGLGEGSNSKKLNNFDQDNLNLDSSLIMNPSDLALLSR